In Ovis canadensis isolate MfBH-ARS-UI-01 breed Bighorn chromosome 3, ARS-UI_OviCan_v2, whole genome shotgun sequence, one DNA window encodes the following:
- the DUSP11 gene encoding RNA/RNP complex-1-interacting phosphatase, which yields MSQWHHAGGHWDQDRVFSGHSSAKKKGGNHIPERWKDYLPVGQRMPGTRFIAFKVPLKKSFEKHLAPEECFSPLDLFNKIQEQNEELGLIIDLTYTRRYYKPEELPENIPYLKIYTVGHQVPDDDTIFKFKTAVNGFLKENEDNDRLIGVHCTHGLNRTGYLICRYLIDVEGMRPDDAIELFNRCRGHCLERQNYIEDLRNGPIRKNWDSSVSRTRGFEDSTRMMEPVFTAAKSVNRRPNYNIHQTQGYPEPRHFHTWTQDLQQSERKFSQNRNIYWRCHVPPPGPPGEDYFQRRYSWNVKPNASQGGPNRRFSPGSYYRVPYSACYRWTK from the exons ATGAGCCAGTGGCATCATGCCGGTGGTCACTGGGACCAGGATCGCGTCTTTTCTGGACATTCGTCAGCCAAGAAGAAGGGCGGAAACCACATCCCCGAAAG GTGGAAAGACTACCTCCCAGTTGGACAGAGGATGCCTGGGACTCGTTTCATTGCTTTCAAAGTTCCTTTGAAAAAG AGTTTTGAAAAGCATCTTGCCCCAGAAGAATGTTTTTCCCCCTTGGATCTTTTTAACAAAATCCAAGAACAGAATGAAGAACTTGGACTGATTATTGACTTAACATATACTCGCCGCTATTATAAGCCAGAG GAATTACCAGAAAATattccttatttaaaaatttatacagtCGGACATCAGGTTCCTGATGATGACACTATTTTCAAATTCAAAACTGCTGTTAATgggtttttgaaagaaaatgaagataacg ACAGACTTATTGGTGTCCACTGTACCCATGGTTTAAACAGGACTGGCTACCTCATTTGCAG GTATTTGATTGATGTAGAAGGCATGAGGCCAGATGATGCAATTGAAT TATTCAATAGATGCCGTGGACATTGCTTAGAAAGGCAAAACTACATTGAAGACCTTCGGAACGGTCCCATTAGAAA GAATTGGGATTCCAGTGTATCTAGAACAAGAGGTTTTGAAGATTCAACACGTATGATGGAGCCAGTTTTCACAGCTGCTAAGTCTGTTAACCGAAGACCTAACTATAACATCCATCAGACCCAAGGTTACCCAGAACCTCGGCATTTCCATACCTGGACTCAAGATTTACAGCAGTCAGAAAG aaaattttcacaGAATCGGAACATTTACTGGAGATGCCATGTCCCTCCTCCTGGTCCCCCTGGAGAGGACTATTTCCAGAGGAGATACTCTTGGAATGTAAAGCCAAATGCCAGTCAAGGAGGCCCGAACAGAAGGTTTTCTCCTGGCAGTTACTACAGAGTACCCTATTCAGCCTGTTATAGATGGACCAAGTGA
- the C3H2orf78 gene encoding uncharacterized protein C2orf78 homolog, producing the protein MQDQELSQKQGLKQQQQQKWRAEEKSKSNLAQPKKRRSQGDETKREEPWTHHSPQVTFVLDTLVLYTWLQSSQTSSYIISSSLVSAVNFSSSSLTMSENFQNPSVPGTQNSLQLSLPAVSNAASLTESACNFSRVSAPALSSAWLFPAGSDTSFQPLMSSAYLYQHSSTTMLSGVTGQSQLSTSAASCPGIFEWDITGSTERKSSSLGDFTVTVIDQDTAVSSLSMAAQYDKTLDINSMVPLQPSLSASLVQGTPSQIPNQGHSLSLPHQGGGQVYYYHQGTLGPLLSEELGPCLQSYSSVSCAGSRTSAQPEMVMVLKEIQPTNILPPASTSGIYYSVSTQPITDTGCQVMETSLRMENSLGSQPPSQTFCLSETSKLPRSCISRNIQILESNPPLELGDISVIAPVQSASNLLALPPVPSQEQTENKDLDDIKTKFSKPLDDAYQIPIENQEPPLVPLEISDIHELLASIDPLSQEEQLVSENVNLGKNSLSFEDLGTLENGFESSSGFADIATLVEDIHLPQFFHSLKDLDQSEAPKLIIAKDTSAVKVNQVQEKPNVIKAPSDQPRKNKHKASESVSDAPKAKIQPKNPECLLGGEVIICNAAVSDKAPVNTARQPNSKAQKAALGRINKTKSHGQEKTKRTRENKKAEENKPSGNKVKAEEKPSIPKMKRKKNQPDFSQENFKKPRSCLGMHMLESVQVFHALGKKSDKKTGLNSSRVLGNSSNPKDPQPSPAIKSWLNTPCEGKGPEKTQAKAQKPDDSAAKESLSPSQYELPPPGKVKLVPLPFPTLDKPQARPVPRRPQSLASYRPAVAYPACPGSTNSAQPAAVNASRPAPSSLPGPVKPAQTTVTNPTRPGLTKPTRPSVPQPAAPRPVPYRTSSCTSLQRESVPPAVTKHQSPPKPQTQFLLQDFCFQPIPWRKPNVPEPVMSKPITKEQRPEREAMKRQAQLERENAAKYTSLGKVQYFIEREKEMEIARYYGYAM; encoded by the exons ATGCAAGATCAAGAGTTGTCCCAGAAACAAGgcctaaaacaacaacaacaacaaaaatggaggGCGGAAGAGAAAAGCAAGTCCAACCTGGCCCAGCCCAAGAAAAGGAGGAGTCAAGGAGACGAAACTAAAAGAGAAGAGCCTTGGACCCATCATTCTCCACAAG TGACCTTTGTACTGGACACACTTGTACTGTACACTTGGCTGCAATCATCCCAGACATCCTCTTATATCATCTCCTCCTCCCTTGTATCTGCAGttaatttttcctcttcttctctgaCCATGTCAG AAAATTTCCAAAATCCATCTGTACCTGGAACCCAGAATTCTCTGCAGCTCTCTCTTCCTGCGGTGAGCAATGCAGCTTCCCTCACAGAAAGTGCCTGcaacttctccagggtctctgctcCAGCCCTCAGTTCAGCATGGCTATTTCCAGCAGGCTCTGACACTTCTTTCCAGCCACTCATGAGTAGTGCCTACCTTTACCAACATTCCAGCACAACTATGTTATCTGGAGTCACTGGCCAGAGCCAGCTCTCCACTTCAGCTGCTTCCTGTCCGGGTATTTTTGAGTGGGACATCACAGGAAGCACTGAAAGGAAGTCTTCTTCACTTGGAGACTTCACTGTGACAGTCATTGACCAAGACACAGCTGTTTCCTCCCTGTCTATGGCAGCCCAGTATGACAAAACATTAGACATCAATAGCATGGTCCCTCTACAGCCATCTCTTTCTGCCAGCCTTGTTCAGGGAACACCATCTCAGATTCCAAATCAGGGACACAGCCTGTCACTTCCCCACCAGGGAGGAGGCCAGGTATACTACTATCACCAAGGCACACTGGGGCCTTTACTATCTGAAGAACTTGGCCCCTGCCTGCAGTCCTATAGCTCTGTGTCATGTGCAGGAAGCAGGACCTCTGCCCAACCAGAAATGGTCATGGTGCTAAAGGAGATTCAGCCCACAAATATCCTACCACCAGCTTCTACCTCTGGAATCTACTACTCTGTGTCTACTCAGCCCATCACAGACACAGGTTGTCAAG TGATGGAGACTTCCCTGAGGATGGAAAATTCCCTGGGATCGCAACCTCCAAGCCAGACATTTTGTCTGTCAGAAACTTCAAAATTGCCTAGGTCCTGCATTAGCAGAAATATCCAGATACTTGAGAGTAATCCACCACTTGAACTTGGGGACATTTCAGTGATAGCTCCAGTCCAGAGTGCCAGTAATCTCCTGGCACTGCCTCCAGTTCCAAGCCAGGAACAAACAGAGAATAAGGATTTGGATGATATTAAAACTAAGTTTTCAAAGCCTCTGGATGATGCTTACCAGATCCCAATAGAAAACCAAGAACCTCCACTAGTCCCTTTAGAAATCTCTGATATTCACGAGCTCCTGGCCAGCATTGATCCCCTCAGCCAAGAGGAGCAACTTGTTTCTGAAAATGTGAATCTGGGAAAGAACAGCCTGAGTTTTGAGGACTTAGGGACACTTGAAAATGGGTTTGAATCCAGCAGTGGCTTTGCAGACATTGCTACACTGGTAGAGGATATTCACCTTCCCCAGTTCTTTCATTCTTTGAAAGACCTTGATCAATCTGAAGCTCCAAAGTTGATCATAGCCAAAGATACCAGCGCTGTTAAGGTGAATCAGGTGCAGGAAAAGCCAAATGTCATAAAGGCGCCCTCTGATCAACCCAGGAAGAACAAACATAAAGCCTCTGAGTCTGTCAGTGATGCTCCCAAGGCCAAAATCCAGCCAAAGAACCCAGAGTGCCTGTTAGGGGGAGAAGTGATTATATGCAATGCTGCAGTCAGTGACAAGGCTCCTGTGAACACAGCCAGACAGCCGAACAGCAAAGCTCAGAAAGCTGCATTGGGCAGGATCAACAAAACTAAGAGCCATGGGCAGGAAAAGACCAAGAGAACCAGAGAAAACAAGAAGGCTGAAGAGAATAAGCCATCAGGGAACAAAGTCAAGGCAGAGGAAAAGCCAAGCATTCCCAAGATGAAGCGAAAGAAAAATCAACCTGACTTTAGCCAAGAGAACTTTAAAAAGCCTCGAAGCTGCCTAGGCATGCACATGCTGGAGTCTGTGCAGGtttttcatgcactggggaagaaGAGTGATAAGAAAACTGGACTCAATTCCTCTCGGGTCCTGGGAAATTCAAGCAACCCCAAAGACCCCCAGCCATCCCCTGCTATCAAGTCATGGCTCAATACCCCATGTGAGGGTAAAGGTCCTGAGAAAACTCAAGCCAAAGCCCAGAAACCAGATGACAGTGCTGCAAAAGAGAGTCTATCTCCTTCGCAGTATGAGCTGCCTCCTCCTGGGAAGGTCAAGTTAGTACCTTTGCCTTTTCCTACCTTGGACAAGCCTCAGGCTCGACCTGTTCCTCGGAGGCCACAGTCTCTGGCCTCATATCGGCCTGCTGTGGCTTATCCTGCCTGCCCTGGTTCTACTAACTCAGCTCAGCCTGCTGCAGTCAATGCATCCCGGCCAGCTCCTTCATCTTTGCCAGGTCCTGTCAAACCAGCTCAGACAACTGTGACCAATCCAACCCGACCGGGTTTGACCAAACCTACCCGGCCTAGCGTCCCTCAGCCTGCAGCTCCTCGGCCTGTACCCTACAGAACTTCATCTTGCACTTCTCTCCAGCGGGAGTCTGTACCACCTGCTGTGACCAAGCACCAGTCCCCACCCAAGCCTCAGACCCAATTTCTACTCCAAGACTTCTGCTTCCAACCCATTCCTTGGAGGAAACCCAACGTTCCTGAGCCCGTAATGTCAAAGCCGATCACAAAAGAGCAGCGGCCAGAGCGGGAGGCCATGAAGAGGCAGGCTCAACTAGAGCGTGAGAATGCTGCTAAATACACCTCTTTGGGGAAAGTGCAATATTTCATTGAGAgggaaaaagagatggaaattgcTCGATACTATGGGTATGCCATGTAA